atgcgtgcctttttatgatttaaaaaaattaactcctgatattttttcatttattaagacaattcaaatttaaaaaaaaatttatttactaaaaaaaattatgaatggtcataaaaaaaaatgacatTGGTTAagtttatttaaaacaccaaaatataaataataaaaaaaattattaaaaattaataaaaataacaatacacataaatatgtatatacatcATTAAAAGCCTTTTATGTAATGTTAATTCAAAAGggaaagaaataaatacataaataataatctgCTACTTATAGCAAAAGCTTATTACCCATATTTATACTAATTGACAAGAAAAATGTTAAGCCATTACCCATCAAACTATATAAATGCCATATATTTAGGGCCAATTTAAAGctcattatatatgtataatgaCATATAGGTGTTACACTTATGTagctataatattttaattatgtattcctacttttttttcacatgcCAATTATgccatataaaatatagctaTAATAGCGAAAGCTAgctatatttgttttttttctgaattggacatgtttttttatctcggaatttttttttattttataatgtgTGCAGAATTCTCAATCAAGAGAAACTTCACGAAATCATGGATGTACATACTAAATTTTGGTTCATATCAAAAACACAAAAATTTGGTACTGACTCATGTTGTTTTGAAACAAATTTTCGAATTTCTTGGGATGCAACACCTCCCATAATTGAACAGGATGGGGAAAAGGAAactttatacatttttgcAATTTCCGTTATCCAATCATTTTTAAGAaatgtgtattttttacaaaaattatgaaattcTTCATAATCtatttctttatcattttttccaaGATTTTTGTACTTTTCAAATAGTATTAATGCAAACATAtggtaaattattttatttgtttttttatcaaaattttcaaaaggtacattaaaaaaatgggaTAATTTGCAATATTCTATTTCAAtactttcattttctttctttttttcccCATCCTTCAAATTATGttcgttatttttttcactattattttgatctttttttttataatataattcttCAATAATATGCTTACCAAAAtcggaaaataaaaaagcaaaTTTCCCATTACACATTGGCGAAAAAAAACCGATATTCTTTTTATGGCAcaattcatttatattaattaattcatGTAATGGATAATCTTCACATGAAATGCACACACATGTATAATTAGAAATGTAGTCCTCTATACTAAAACTTGTTTCCTTTACTTCAGTAGCTACTACCTCATCATCATTTGTTTCCTCACAATTTGatcctttatttttcttatatatcAATTCTTTGTCGATAACCACACTGTCATTTGAAATATCTATACGTCCAATATAtcctttaatatttattaactggtttatactttttagCTCTTTAAAAATTGGTAAACATAAAtgcttatttatatcttcatcattcaaaaaaaaaatgctttCTATcatttcatcatttataaCATTATCATCAATAATCGTTACATTAATTCCacttaaaattaaatttttgcATATCTCAATATTTATAGCACTTAGCCCAACAATCAAAACATTGGATTTTAGCATTCGATTTTGAGCTTTAACTCCCCATAATCTCAACTGACGATCATAAATCTTTTCCTTTTCATACTCTGCTGAATTTTCCATTATAGTTTGATATTACGTAACTTTGTTAAAAAGAATTGGCTTATATTGCCTGTACAAGTCAggtaaatacatatatatacaaaaagcTATTTGACAATTATTATGACGCTAAACAACAATATAAACACTTTTAATAATGTtctctatatatacatacattcAAATAAGCAAATTATTTgacataaaattttataatataaatgtggTGATTAGTCGGGCTAGAAATTCacaatattataaacaaagaaaacaagcttgaaaaaaaatatatcgaCTAATTTATACTTAACATgcgaaaaatattatagccattttaaatcatataataattgtacggcaataaaaaattatatattattacgtatgcatatatattgcaCACATATTTAAGCTGTGCATATATTAGGTAATCAAAgagaaacaaatatatttcttttatttttgtactAATATTTAtccttataaatatatattcatatttatttatttattttattttttcgcCCTTTTcgcatatttaatattgttCGATATACTTTCTACATAACTATATCCCTATAATTCCACTATTACTAACTCCTttgtaattataaaaaatgtaagcCCTTTGTGTGTCCATTTttgaatgaaaaaatatgctatGTTGTGAGTCTCACTTTGCATagcaaaaaattaagtatatactattttacaaaaatgataataaacgtttaaaacaaaatgaggGGTTGAATATAGCACCACAGTGTAAGCTCGaaagcatataatatacctatgtatatatagaaaatttttaattttttacttaataaaaatacgcTTCAACATAAGGgaatacataataaaatcatGTATTAGTAATAATTAACGgatcaaaaaatgaatataataaacataaagaAAAACGAATAATTGACATGGATATATGTGTCTACTCTcaaatatacttttttgatattattattcattttttttaaagacaGACAAGAGTCACtacaatttataaatttgaaatgaaaaacaacgaaaaaaaaaaaacaaaattagaTTAATCATTGAGTTTTGCTTTACTTAATTCATCAAGTATATACTCatataatacttttttatcCTCATCTTTTATTGCATGAactttacaaaaaatgtcaACAATGTATAGAGGATCTTCATCTTCACAGATAGATAACGATGCAATTTTATGTTcagaaatttttattttggtttcaaaataaataggtTTTATCTTAACTTTATAAAATCCTTGATCAAAACTAAATGGTGAAACACGAGTTGTCTTTTTCCCCATTATAGTTTTtctatcatcattttctttcattaaattatgataaGGATTCCtataacttaaaaaatcGTGTACTCTTTTTTGATCTTCAActcctttttttattcgaTCGAcagttttattatatcctCGTGGATGTTCAGACAAAAATAGTTTAACATTTTCGTTTATCATTGGATGAAAATTATgctcttttttaaattcttcttctttttctttttccaaTTTTGCTCGTCtcttttctaatttttctttcccTTTCATAGCTTtccaatataataattcatttcGGTTAATCACAtgtttgtttattttgttgttataatttcctgaatgtttattattattttttatagctattttattttttttttcttgcACACATTTATCACTGTTATACCTATTTTGTTCTGACTCACGATCTACAAAGTTcatacatttttcattttcataaattatattatcagtATTTATGGATATATTTCTCTTTTTATCGACACTATCTAATTGtcttaaattataatatctagaaattttatttataccaCTACTACAATGTTGTATATTGTCTTTCTTTTCTATAAGCGAAATACCTggatcatatatattaattttatttttaatttttgttttttttattgagtTTTGATTTAAAATCGGATGAAAGGTACAGTTTACTAACTCTTTTTTGTTTGattgtttttgtttttcttcaACTCTTTTCTTCCTTTCATTTTCTcttgaatttattttatttaaccaTTTTTCTAGTCTCGTatctttttcctttttactttttaacaaaataaaactctttttattaaaagcTGTTTCATCTTTcctattaaatatatcatcgTTATCTTTACTCTCcattttattcataatatttttataataatcaaCATTGTCATCAAATTTGtatgtatttttgttttctacTACATCATGCTTCATTTCTTGTTCATAACTTTTATCAAAACGGCTAGTATTTACATtctctttatttatgtccgaaaaaagaaaatgtgtgttatcttcatttttattatcaaaataatttaacatTTCGTTGTCCGTTGTATAATATGTTTCACTCTCTCTTTTGTATCCCTTATTTATAGTATTATCATATTCtgatttatcattttttttaatatatgggTTATTATCAAATTCGTCATatgtcatatttttattaacatggtcataaaaatgttcataaaaactattttctgcatatttatcatatgaacaagtcatatttttgtcctcatttttttcaaaatcgtcactttcttctttttttgggtttcttacattttttacattgaaaattttattataactattttttattacctCTAAAACATTATGATTATCTTCGTAATGTTTTATAGGATGATCTCCCAAAAATTGATTCTCCGCatttgtattataatttgaaattttgaaatattttttttcattttgacCAATGTTGCCTGACTCGTTCATAATTTCTTTGcctttattaaaatgattGCTTATTTCAAATTGCTCGTAATTAACAGAGTTATTGCTTTCATTTCCActatttttcaatatagacatatcattttgtatttcataattattctcaaaattttctttatagtAATTATTCtgattaaatttattttttattttataaaagtcAAAAATGTTGTCTGGTTTACTAAAAATCTCACTTGAATGCTCTAAAAAGATACCAGCCGATACTTTTATTCTCCTTccttcattttcttcttctatCTGACTTTTCccatttttatgaacaaattttaaattatttcttgTAGATGGTATATTTAAAGTTAATGtgtatgttttattatttgaatatttttttaatatatttttattttttttccctttGGAAAACgtaaaaaaagaatcaGATAATGAAACCATAGTATTATCATAATAGTTAAACTCGCTTTCtgaattttcattatttaatttttcacattttgtatatttttcctctatattttttttaatacattttattcGGCTACTTGGCATGCTAATACTTCGTTTTGCATTATTTAGACCTCTCATATTTCGTGCCTTATTAATCtgttcattttgttttttttcatcattcccaataattttatcatattttttcacaaaATGTGCACTTTCACTACCTATTTCACTATCGTAATGGtcaccatttttttttgcaaattTAGGAATGCCACTATCTTTGTCGATTCTGTTTGCAATACCCTTTTCCGCTTCATCATAATATTCATTAGTAAGTGTATCATCAAAATTTATAGTaggataataatttttattttcctcatatatatatgatgtCTCTAAATgggtattattatataaatcatttttctCGATTTGTTTACAGTTTTTTATGTATCTATccattttaaatttgttttcattACTTAATATAGTATCATtcttgaatattttttcttcttgattttttttagaattattatagacgtctttaatatttctataatttttattggcACTATTCGAAAAAGCCCATTCATTATTACTTTCATTCAAATTGTTGATAAATCTTTCCGATTCTTTCAAGCATTTCAAACCATATTCCTCATTCTCATTTTCGCTCGCACTATTGtgaattattttccttATTGGCGATTCTGTCTTTTTCGTATATTTTAGTTTTCCGGCTTTTACCAACCCattcattaaatttaaatcatCACTATTTTCatccatattatataataggCCCCTTAAATCATCATCAAAATAACTgttatcaatttttttgtcattaTCGTTTGTGTCTATCTCACCATTcgtttttttgtataaaaaattatccttaaaaataaagtctttaaaataaaaataaaatctattaatttttttaataaggTGTTTTACTTCATTCTTTGTAGAACATCCATCATCAATATCtttgaatattttccagtcgtctatatttttttcgtatcTTCTCTCATTTTTTCGAGCatctttatcatttattaataaaaaaataaaatttattaattcatcTTCGGGAATTACATTCCGTTTTTGGTTTACCAACaaattgcatattttttcaacaaatttatcatttacattatttataagatttaaatcaaaattttcatttttgtataaaactatttttGATATGTCTATTAAAAGGTCTAAATCGataagcatattttttattttattcatttggTTTTCCTCAATTTCCCCCCTTTCGTCTTTTCTTTCTTCTTTCAATTCATTCAtgttctttattttatacccatcaatttctttttatttcaattcctatttatgtatttttgtttattctgaatacaatatttatattaccccgatactaaaaaaatatttgtctAAACAGCGAAAACAGGATATATGTATCCACAAAAAGGTGTAATTATAAATCGTTAACCACACTATCtcaataaattttgaaataatttGTGGATCTACATCACTactatacaaaaataattgccttttctaaattaaacaaaatttattttatgttcatattttatatgaccATGCaggtatttttatttttctcctCATAATACGGTATTTAGTGCAAAACCCcgaaaatcaaaaaaagacgaagaaaaaaaaacgaaatagcgaaaaacaaaaaatacaaaaaaaatatataatcttctatcttttataattatattaaaaaattaaatgaaatataaaaaattgtgaaaatgtttaaaccttattatttatttacagAAGACAAAACTGTATTGGTATGTAATACCACAATTcgcataatttttttttttatttattagattatattatgaacggttaatatgaatatgcTTATTTGATATgacaaaaatgtatatgttCCCGTTTTAACCTTAAccattcatattttttcgagctataataaaatatattaccaTTAAACAGTgagtataaatattattaaaaaatttattttgtaaacaTGTTTAATCCCATTACAAgagcataataataaaaccaGAACTTTTAAGAGACCTTAATCAGTTGTACAATATCAATCCGATTGCTTATACACATTTGTATTTcctattatttgaatttaaaaaaaatttaaatcttTTCTTTTCAAGTTCAACAAATGGTTATTTCCAATTTGGAATTGCACACTCCTATATCAAGCATATGCATAATCACATAAATCCACATGTTTACTTGTTATACTATTTTCCCATTTTATTATCcaaaatgtattttatacattatAAGCAAccaaatcatttttttatatagaataaatcatatttataaaaataaatgaaataaattaaaacgACAGAATGTTCAATCCTATAATGtgttaatttatatatatatttttgaagatattataattgttaaatatgttttaaatgctttaaattatattttaaaaaaaaaaattatttttttgctaCTTACTATttactattaaaaaatagtattataaaaaaataatatttttgttatactCCTTTTTTGtgatatacaaattttataaattcccCTTAATcacttaaaaaatttatgccgacttttttttattatattttttatttttcttaaaatgTAGTACTACCTACTACCTTTTATTAGTTAAAAATAgcatacaaataaatatatattaaaataagtaTAGAAAGCAAACTTCAAATTATTTGGCGGGCAAATAttaatcatatataatgccatatataatgcatatatataacaatacggtgttataaaaaatgtcgTTATTTTTGGTATACccctttttgttttttttctcaagCTTACTCAtgccatatatataatattgccataataaatattttacctatatatataaacaaaaaataaccGACCGCAaacttgtttttttaaactagGATGCATATATCCATTCATATATAGCTAGGCTTTTTTTGGaactttaaaaatgtatagtatatatatattcaatatATGCTTAGgaatgtataataaaataaaatgaatacaccacatttaaattatataatatatacatattaaataattaaaaataaaaaataattatatattattttttttcatgaaTTCCAGaagattaaaaaatttttaattaaaaaaatttacagaattcattttcattgtttttaatatatataatatacattttaaaagaacaaatataattaaacaaattatcaaataaaaaagtgtttatataaaatggcACATGGCGCAAGCAGGTATAAGAAATCTAGGGCTAAAATGCGATGGAAggtaaacaaatttatatatacttatgttactaataaatttatgtatccataatttctttattatatttatcactCTATTTTTTCGCCACATTTTTTCGCTACAATTTTATGTTCATACTCTTTTTACTTGCCCCTTTTTTGTTAACCAAATATGTATGCCTAGCAGTTTGGCTGTTTCTATAGCATACACAGCTGTTAAGGTTTTCCacgttttttaaaaattttttgtgcatatatatatatttataatatttattttatttacctCTCTTTAGTGGAAGAAAAAGAGAACCCGACGTTTGCAAAAAAAGAGAAGAAAGATGAGACAAAGATCAAGATAAGTTAAATCGAAAATTAGGATTACCTCCTAAAATCTCACAGCTGATACATTCCAAGGAAAATGTCATATTGATATACATTCAATATGTACatgtttaatattatatatacatatacatgtgaccaaaaatgcaaaattaaaaaaaaaatacattatattttactaaatgttatatatatatgttttttttttatattacttgtgtaatatttttacatttttaacacATGGATTActaatataatacataatgcatatatttactatATCTTATCTTTGTTTgcattttgaaataaacaTTAAGAAATAGTGagtaataaataagtattaatgggaaaaaaataaagacatACCGCAAATAATTAACGTATTAACGTTATGcacttttttcatatttattagttaataataaaaaaataaatcggAACAAACACATACACTTATAGACAATCATTGTGCCTCTCTTTTcattctttaaaaaatgtttaacaTATTAAGTAGGATGAAACTACTTAATAAGTAAACTGCTTAATGGGTTCACAAAAGTCTGcacacatatgtatattcgACTTTTCAACATTGCTACATTtgtgaataaatataaaccaGTTCGCActctttctttttaaacGTTTTCGTGCGTTTGCTAATTCTtgtcatttattttttttttaaaacgaTTGTCTAGATAGTTGGGTCTACTCCTTTTGTTTACTTCCAAAATGGAAACCAACGAGTTTGAAAATACTGATAACGAAACAAAATCGAAAGAAAATTCGTCTGATGAATCTAGTGATACACCTTATAAAAATCGATTtcgttttaaaaaaagctcaattcaaataaaaaaaaatagtttactaaaaactaaaattaaaaatgctaATTTAGAAGGAACGACACAAAATGACTCAGCATTGGGTACCCCTGTCCAGCTGAATAATAAGGATGATCAAATTTCGtctaaagaaaataatgtaataaCAAATGATATACCAAATGAAGAATTAGAAAAGGattctataaaaaaaaattcccAAATTTCCCAAAATTCCCGAAACAAAAAAGCGAGTGTAGAATTTACCAAACTCGTATccatacaaaaaaaaaatataaagaatggTGATGAAAATGTTGCAAGCGGAATAAAGAATGGCGATGAAAATGTTGCAAGCGGGATAAAGAATGGTGATGAAAATGTTGCAAGCGGGATAAAGAATGgcgatgaaaatattacaaacgaaataaagaatgataagaaaaaggaaaaaaatgtgttattaaaaagtaaGCAGCTTGATGAATTAAACCCATTGTCAAATGACAAAAgtaaatgtaataatacaaaCATCAAAAATCCTCTTGAAAGTGCTTCCAATcttaataaatcaaaaactGATAACCAAactgttaataaaaaaaatgaaattcataaaagctttctaaaaaataaacaaaatttagtaaataataatacaaatcaGATTGATACTCAAAATAATTCACCCGAAgtaacaaattttaatacaCCAACGGACAAAAGTGATGAGTCCCCATTAGCCCTCCTTAAGAAGCATGGGAAATTggtaatttttcaaaaaaaaaaaataatgttgttatatatgaatatataattaattcccctaattttttataacccTATTTGTttagataaaatatattaatgaaataCACATGACCAATTCAGAAGAAATCATAAATCTTCGAAACGAATTTTCAACTATAAAAAGCGatcttaataaaataatgaacaTAATAAGTGTTAGTCAAAAAGCTGTTTCATCTTTAAAATAAccaaaaaagagaaaaaaaaatgaacaaaattaatatgtgcatataatgACTCTCTATACATGACTAATGGacatgtatttttatattcctaCATATAAACACCGAATTtggataattattttaaattattgttaatatgttcatcatttttttttataaaaaatttgtattagtgttattattatatttctattatcttttcattttcatatatttcaatgataatgaataatattagATTAATCATATATGAAGAGCACATTTTCACTGAAAATAAactttacaaaattttttaaattaaatatgaactaaaaatatacgaatatatatacttcaTACATTtctacattatatatatatttatttatttacctatgtgttttatttattaatttgctttatttctctttttattttttccttttattttctttccAATTTTCCCTTCCTTTTTGTTTGCCAAACTCATGCACATACAAGTATAATGAACGGGAACCTATTTTACAAACACTTTGATATTTCAAAATGCCTAAACTTTAAAagcttttttttcgtaAATAAAAGAGGTGTTCTTCAATcaaaatttcaaaaaaaaaatgaaacgtCTTACAATTTTCCATTCAAAGTA
This sequence is a window from Plasmodium chabaudi chabaudi strain AS genome assembly, chromosome: 7. Protein-coding genes within it:
- a CDS encoding SUMO-activating enzyme subunit 1, putative, which encodes MENSAEYEKEKIYDRQLRLWGVKAQNRMLKSNVLIVGLSAINIEICKNLILSGINVTIIDDNVINDEMIESIFFLNDEDINKHLCLPIFKELKSINQLINIKGYIGRIDISNDSVVIDKELIYKKNKGSNCEETNDDEVVATEVKETSFSIEDYISNYTCVCISCEDYPLHELININELCHKKNIGFFSPMCNGKFAFLFSDFGKHIIEELYYKKKDQNNSEKNNEHNLKDGEKKKENESIEIEYCKLSHFFNVPFENFDKKTNKIIYHMFALILFEKYKNLGKNDKEIDYEEFHNFCKKYTFLKNDWITEIAKMYKVSFSPSCSIMGGVASQEIRKFVSKQHESVPNFCVFDMNQNLVCTSMIS
- a CDS encoding 60S ribosomal protein L41, putative, yielding MAHGASRYKKSRAKMRWKWKKKRTRRLQKKRRKMRQRSR